The Lysinibacillus pakistanensis genome includes a window with the following:
- a CDS encoding TetR/AcrR family transcriptional regulator, producing the protein MTTNKRENIMKASLMLFTERGFDATTVPMIADKAQVGAGTIYRYFENKEVLLNSLYRECVEQLYQALTGDFPVSASVREQFHHLFQRLIHFGQEHREKLTFIDSHMEPRILDEESQNKFYECLGFLQKFIIEGQQQGIIVQLHPDALIPIFYGTIIKLFKVTRDSDLEESADLFAGIEECCWNALKIH; encoded by the coding sequence GTGACTACGAATAAGAGAGAGAATATAATGAAAGCTTCCTTGATGCTGTTTACTGAGCGTGGTTTTGATGCAACAACTGTTCCAATGATTGCTGACAAGGCACAGGTTGGTGCTGGCACAATATATCGTTATTTTGAAAATAAAGAGGTGCTGCTCAATTCGCTGTATCGGGAATGTGTGGAACAGCTATATCAAGCATTGACGGGGGATTTTCCTGTATCTGCCTCAGTTCGCGAACAGTTTCATCATTTGTTTCAGCGGTTAATCCATTTTGGTCAGGAACATAGAGAGAAGTTAACTTTTATTGATTCACATATGGAGCCAAGGATATTAGATGAAGAAAGCCAAAACAAGTTTTATGAGTGTTTGGGTTTTTTACAGAAATTTATCATAGAAGGGCAGCAGCAGGGAATTATCGTACAATTGCATCCGGATGCTTTAATTCCAATTTTTTATGGCACGATTATTAAACTGTTTAAAGTGACACGAGATAGCGACTTGGAAGAATCTGCTGATTTGTTTGCTGGTATTGAGGAATGCTGCTGGAATGCCCTTAAAATTCATTGA
- a CDS encoding SGNH/GDSL hydrolase family protein encodes MKIACIGDSLTEGRPGVSFFKQLTAKHPHFEFDNLGKPGETVKSLQNRLEKSKLASYYDLSFLWIGVNDVYAKLLKVQAQPVTEDHQEFKENYINVLEMILASSKHVVLVTPALVGEEIRNASNMELKELSSIIHSISSKYANVSFLNMQKVFESHLEQVNSSDYINTNVLKVMKDVLFYKNPLRIDRLSQKRGLHFTLDGVHLNSKGAELVVDEYTTVIEQLLLQEVTVH; translated from the coding sequence ATGAAAATTGCCTGTATAGGAGATAGCTTGACAGAAGGACGACCAGGGGTTTCATTTTTTAAACAACTAACAGCGAAACATCCACATTTTGAATTTGATAATCTTGGTAAACCAGGCGAAACAGTTAAAAGCCTACAGAACCGATTAGAGAAATCGAAACTAGCTAGTTATTATGACCTTAGCTTTCTTTGGATTGGTGTTAATGATGTTTATGCCAAGCTTTTGAAAGTGCAGGCACAGCCAGTAACAGAAGATCATCAAGAATTTAAAGAAAACTATATAAATGTTTTAGAAATGATTTTAGCATCTTCGAAACATGTAGTTTTAGTAACACCAGCTTTAGTAGGAGAGGAAATAAGAAATGCTTCAAATATGGAATTAAAAGAGCTTTCCTCCATTATTCATTCTATCTCTTCTAAGTATGCAAATGTTAGTTTTTTAAATATGCAAAAGGTTTTTGAAAGTCACTTGGAACAAGTTAATAGCTCAGATTATATTAACACTAATGTTCTGAAAGTGATGAAAGATGTACTGTTTTATAAAAATCCTTTGCGAATTGATCGATTATCTCAAAAAAGAGGGCTACATTTTACTTTGGATGGTGTTCATTTAAATAGTAAAGGAGCTGAACTAGTCGTGGATGAATACACAACTGTAATTGAACAGCTTCTATTGCAGGAAGTCACTGTTCATTAG
- a CDS encoding TetR/AcrR family transcriptional regulator, which yields MSKRRYDSEKAKVEMMEHAVSLFSQKGYNQTSVGDISTASGYSKGHIYYHFENKEKLFVLLAQQTMQDWHSKWLEKEITYSTATEKLYGMAMHVLYHYQTPLLRSGQELAANPKSSPESIQQLFNLAVVPMGAYRAILQEGIDREEFFNGNIDEWTILLGTWLGGLCQLTNTQELKELEPLFQQAITIFLKEIKKGGI from the coding sequence TTGAGCAAAAGACGTTATGATAGCGAGAAAGCAAAAGTTGAAATGATGGAACATGCGGTTAGTTTGTTTTCTCAAAAAGGCTATAATCAAACATCAGTTGGAGATATTTCAACCGCTTCAGGCTATAGTAAAGGACATATTTACTACCATTTTGAAAACAAAGAAAAGCTTTTTGTTCTTTTAGCGCAACAAACAATGCAAGATTGGCATAGCAAATGGCTGGAAAAGGAAATTACCTACTCCACGGCAACAGAAAAATTATATGGCATGGCTATGCACGTTCTCTATCATTACCAAACACCTTTATTAAGATCGGGGCAAGAACTAGCTGCCAATCCCAAATCTAGCCCTGAATCTATACAGCAATTATTCAATTTAGCGGTTGTACCGATGGGTGCTTATCGCGCAATACTTCAAGAAGGAATTGATAGAGAGGAATTTTTTAATGGAAATATTGATGAATGGACAATTCTACTAGGCACTTGGCTAGGAGGCTTATGCCAGCTTACAAATACTCAAGAGCTTAAAGAGTTAGAGCCACTTTTTCAACAAGCAATTACCATTTTTTTAAAAGAAATCAAAAAAGGTGGGATATAA
- a CDS encoding CPBP family intramembrane glutamic endopeptidase, with protein sequence MSIWVQILLFAIPGITIYYGVFYGTPKLVSKGIPLIYSFWLWLWIPALLLLPLSIGLYSVLEDGVLTIEAINQRFRLNPISRVDWLWIVLAVILTIVFDQLLEPVGKVLAKYKLFSPPSYLPEPFNPLKKFNIPPKEFFGVTLKGNWKLLMIFMPIHLIAMFSEEMMWRGYLLPIQEVMFGDMAWVFNGLLWAWVLHIALKWHVIGMIPSMLIAPLIAQYTQSTWASFAVHAIGNAPLWIILLIGIINTTETLNEMKQE encoded by the coding sequence ATGTCAATATGGGTACAAATTTTGTTATTTGCTATACCAGGGATTACGATATATTATGGCGTGTTTTATGGTACTCCCAAACTGGTCAGCAAAGGTATCCCTTTAATTTATTCTTTCTGGTTATGGTTGTGGATTCCAGCTCTGCTATTATTGCCTTTATCCATAGGTTTGTACAGTGTTCTTGAAGATGGAGTTCTGACTATCGAAGCAATTAATCAACGATTTCGCTTAAATCCAATAAGTAGAGTTGATTGGTTATGGATTGTCCTGGCGGTTATATTAACTATAGTTTTTGACCAACTTTTAGAGCCCGTAGGAAAAGTACTAGCAAAGTATAAATTATTTTCACCACCCAGCTATTTACCTGAACCGTTTAATCCCTTAAAAAAATTCAATATTCCCCCGAAAGAGTTTTTTGGTGTCACACTAAAAGGTAACTGGAAACTACTAATGATTTTTATGCCCATTCACTTAATTGCAATGTTTAGTGAGGAAATGATGTGGCGGGGGTATCTTTTACCGATTCAAGAAGTAATGTTTGGAGATATGGCCTGGGTATTTAACGGGCTGCTATGGGCCTGGGTGTTACATATAGCATTAAAATGGCATGTTATTGGAATGATTCCTAGTATGCTGATAGCCCCTTTAATAGCACAATATACTCAATCTACATGGGCTTCATTTGCAGTTCATGCCATTGGAAATGCTCCTCTGTGGATAATACTTTTAATCGGGATAATAAATACAACAGAAACATTAAATGAAATGAAGCAAGAGTAG
- the thpR gene encoding RNA 2',3'-cyclic phosphodiesterase: protein MNRHFFIAVPLPLSIKTALKEKCEMLKTNLHFKRWVHLEDYHITLAFLGNADLEQLQIVLDEIKESLRKLPSFELKIRGLDIFGRKEYPRILWASIFESQPLNNVRDIVYKECVKAGFDLDNKPFVPHITVARKWNETHGKMAIDLVMTEELELPKFLVEEVVLYETKFEEIPKYHRKAVIRLDDLSSQLK, encoded by the coding sequence ATGAACCGACATTTTTTTATTGCCGTTCCACTTCCGTTATCTATTAAAACTGCTCTTAAAGAAAAATGTGAAATGCTAAAAACCAATTTGCATTTTAAACGGTGGGTTCATCTGGAGGATTATCACATTACACTAGCTTTTTTAGGGAATGCAGATCTAGAGCAATTACAAATAGTATTAGATGAAATAAAGGAAAGCCTAAGGAAGCTTCCATCATTCGAGTTAAAAATTCGAGGATTAGATATTTTTGGTAGAAAAGAATATCCAAGAATTTTATGGGCTAGTATTTTTGAATCTCAGCCATTAAATAATGTGAGAGACATTGTATACAAGGAATGTGTAAAGGCAGGATTTGATTTAGATAATAAACCTTTTGTTCCACACATAACAGTAGCAAGAAAATGGAATGAAACTCACGGTAAAATGGCTATTGACTTAGTGATGACTGAAGAGCTGGAGCTTCCAAAGTTTCTAGTAGAAGAAGTGGTGCTATATGAAACAAAATTTGAGGAAATTCCAAAATATCATCGAAAGGCTGTAATTCGTTTAGATGACCTGTCTTCACAGTTGAAATAA
- a CDS encoding SDR family NAD(P)-dependent oxidoreductase, protein MTMRKVAIVTGGVSGIGKAICKELVDRHVFVFIADINKQDGYLLEAELNKDASNARFVELNVTDYKSVEHVITNVYKEFQRLDYLFNNAGIAMYGEIYDMSIGKWQDIVDINLWGVVYGTQVGYQIMKEQGFGHIINTSSAAGLGPSPISAAYSTTKHAVVGLTTSLHYEAEEYGVKVSTLCPTFVDTPIFDKATAINIDKTAMSKQLKKQKMMSPQQLAKIAIAGVHKNKPIICPMPMRKTMDIVFTLFPSLHRVLMRMACKVSRNARLT, encoded by the coding sequence ATGACTATGAGAAAGGTTGCGATTGTTACTGGTGGTGTATCAGGTATAGGGAAGGCTATCTGTAAAGAGCTAGTAGATCGTCATGTATTTGTATTTATTGCAGATATCAACAAACAAGATGGGTATCTTCTAGAGGCAGAACTAAATAAAGATGCCTCAAATGCTAGATTTGTTGAATTGAATGTAACCGATTACAAAAGTGTTGAACATGTTATTACAAATGTATATAAGGAATTTCAAAGATTAGATTATTTATTCAATAACGCTGGTATAGCAATGTATGGTGAAATTTATGATATGTCGATAGGCAAATGGCAAGACATTGTGGATATAAATTTATGGGGCGTTGTTTATGGTACACAAGTTGGCTATCAAATCATGAAAGAGCAAGGATTTGGACATATTATCAATACGTCATCAGCAGCAGGATTAGGGCCATCTCCCATTTCTGCCGCATACTCAACCACAAAGCATGCTGTTGTAGGTTTAACAACATCACTTCACTATGAGGCAGAGGAATATGGTGTCAAGGTAAGCACCTTATGCCCAACTTTTGTTGATACACCTATTTTTGATAAAGCAACAGCTATTAATATTGACAAAACAGCGATGTCCAAGCAATTGAAAAAGCAAAAAATGATGTCACCACAGCAATTAGCAAAAATCGCTATTGCAGGAGTGCACAAAAATAAGCCAATTATTTGTCCAATGCCAATGCGTAAAACAATGGATATTGTCTTTACACTATTCCCTTCGTTACACCGGGTGTTAATGAGAATGGCCTGTAAAGTAAGTCGAAATGCACGATTAACATAA
- a CDS encoding S-layer homology domain-containing protein — MKQILKIACVLLLAVCLIPLEGVQAASFKDVSDDNTLITEIDYLVEKGIINGYPNDLFKPNAYVTRAQAAVMLTRALGLQTANVKDPKYQDVPTTHAYFKEIAAVHNAGIFDSAQKFNPEATLSRGDMAIVLQRAFKLKESERYYFSDVTEKTKGYKEIYTIASNNITRRYTDGSFKPDVPLTRAHFSAFLARALTLSNSDLLKDTKYDYIYSYYSLNDKNRYTLKYEYSHNNNKNDVWTITDLNSNELFDEEYLLSEGLHYAQGLASNESTHYDIYFSLPIRIGVIRHEDDGGVISGIRITVKATDGTVRAGGVNYNNVIVLEEKSVYSDNVWTYYFVDGIGLVKELYNYEVIYELLDRTEN; from the coding sequence ATGAAACAGATATTGAAAATAGCATGTGTACTATTACTAGCTGTTTGTTTAATACCACTAGAGGGTGTACAGGCAGCAAGCTTTAAAGATGTGTCTGATGATAATACTTTGATTACGGAAATTGATTACCTAGTGGAAAAAGGAATTATTAATGGTTATCCAAATGACCTTTTTAAACCGAATGCCTATGTAACAAGAGCGCAGGCGGCTGTTATGTTAACACGCGCTTTAGGATTGCAAACAGCAAATGTGAAGGATCCAAAGTATCAGGATGTACCGACTACACATGCCTATTTTAAAGAAATTGCAGCAGTGCACAATGCTGGCATTTTCGATTCAGCGCAGAAATTTAATCCAGAGGCTACTCTTTCAAGAGGGGACATGGCTATTGTGCTACAAAGAGCATTTAAATTAAAGGAATCTGAGCGATACTATTTTTCAGATGTGACAGAAAAGACGAAGGGCTATAAGGAAATTTACACAATAGCAAGTAATAATATAACAAGACGCTATACGGATGGCTCATTTAAGCCTGATGTACCTTTAACACGAGCTCACTTTTCAGCATTTTTGGCCCGCGCATTAACATTATCGAATTCAGATCTTTTAAAAGATACTAAATATGACTACATATATTCATATTATTCGTTGAATGATAAGAATCGCTATACATTAAAATATGAATATAGTCATAATAACAATAAGAATGATGTATGGACAATAACTGATTTAAATTCAAACGAGTTATTTGATGAAGAGTATCTATTAAGTGAGGGTCTTCATTATGCTCAGGGATTGGCGAGTAATGAAAGTACACATTATGATATATATTTCTCACTACCAATTAGAATTGGTGTTATTAGACATGAAGATGATGGCGGAGTTATTTCAGGAATACGAATTACTGTTAAAGCGACAGATGGCACTGTTCGAGCAGGTGGTGTCAATTATAATAATGTCATTGTACTAGAGGAAAAATCCGTTTACAGTGATAATGTATGGACATATTACTTTGTTGATGGTATTGGTTTAGTTAAAGAGCTTTACAATTATGAGGTTATTTACGAGCTTCTTGATCGTACAGAAAATTAA
- a CDS encoding bifunctional cytochrome P450/NADPH--P450 reductase, with product MTIMIPQPKTYGPLGNIPQMNANTPFQSLMSMAQKHGEIFRLKLPVGNLLIVSGYELMKELANSPRFGKVVEKTVLEKVRTLGGDGLFTSETNDPNWHKAHNILLPSFSMTAMRGYFDMMLDLAMQLIQKWERLNPDEEIDIPEDMTRLTLDTIALCGFNYRFNSFYREDSHPFVTSMVRALDEALNQAQRLGIQDKLMVKTRKQFKQDIDFMFSQVDKIIAERRANGSQGEKDLLSHMLHGKDSETGETLEEENIRYQIITFLVAGHETTSGLLSFAIYYLLNNPDKLQKAYEEIDSILTDPIPTYEQVKQLKYIRMILDESLRLWPTAPAFNLEVKEDTVLAGKYDLKKGDRLTVLIPQLHRDVTAWGEDAELFRPERFEDPSKIPFDAYKPFGLGQRACIGQQFALQEATLVLGLILKNFELIDHTQYKLNVKESLTVKPNDFKLKVRARKKQKRHFTEASGNILSTESRIKKIEEKVIEAQHNTPLLVLYGSDLGTAEGLARELADAGRVQGFQSKVASLNEYTAKLPTEGIVYIVTASYNGLPPTNASQFVQWLKEEQIDLTGVRYCIFGCGDRNWASTYQKVPMLIDELMVSKGAQRIVPLGEGDMNGDFETNVEEWQYELWPAVMRTMGLKINAEMNKISPALSMEVVDHQIEAPLARAYNAFNARIAKNQELRRSIEGSTRHIEIKLPEGVTYREGDHLGVLPRNRQSLVNRVLQRFQLNGNDYVILTKTGLSMAHLPLDQPVKLFELLSTNVELQEAATRAQLRELIATTDCPPHKKELEALLEEQVYHQKILKKRISMLDLLEQYEACEMTFERFLELLPPLKVRYYSISSSPTIQPKQPSITVSVVRGAARSGKAEYRGVASNFLAETTVGDSIVMFIRAQQSDFQLPTNPAIPIIMVGPGVGIAPFRGFLQARHMLKNKGEQLGEAILYFGCRNESDDIYVEELEHYEQEGIVKVYKAYSRKDGQSKEYVQHLMGQTERAQELIKVLDQNGHFYICGDGSKMAPDVERTLLMAYQVVHDVNESAAKQWLAGLKEQGRYAMDVWAGSNQ from the coding sequence ATGACAATAATGATTCCACAACCTAAAACATATGGACCATTGGGAAATATTCCACAAATGAATGCCAATACACCGTTCCAATCGTTGATGAGTATGGCTCAAAAACATGGTGAAATTTTTAGATTAAAGCTACCGGTTGGTAATTTACTCATTGTCTCTGGTTATGAATTAATGAAAGAATTGGCCAACTCTCCGCGCTTTGGTAAAGTGGTCGAAAAAACAGTATTGGAGAAGGTACGTACTTTAGGAGGAGATGGACTATTCACTTCAGAAACAAATGATCCAAACTGGCACAAGGCTCATAATATTTTACTTCCAAGTTTTAGTATGACAGCGATGCGTGGTTATTTTGATATGATGCTAGATTTAGCAATGCAGCTTATACAAAAATGGGAGCGATTAAATCCAGACGAAGAGATCGATATTCCTGAGGATATGACGAGGCTCACACTTGATACAATTGCTTTATGTGGATTTAATTATCGCTTCAATAGCTTTTATCGAGAGGATTCTCATCCATTTGTAACAAGTATGGTTAGAGCATTGGATGAAGCACTGAATCAGGCTCAGCGACTAGGTATACAGGATAAATTAATGGTTAAGACAAGAAAGCAGTTCAAGCAGGATATCGATTTTATGTTTTCGCAGGTGGATAAAATCATTGCCGAACGCAGAGCTAATGGCTCACAAGGAGAGAAGGATTTATTGTCTCATATGCTTCATGGCAAAGATTCTGAAACAGGAGAAACGTTGGAAGAGGAAAATATCCGTTATCAAATTATTACTTTTTTAGTTGCTGGGCATGAGACGACAAGTGGTCTTCTTTCTTTTGCGATTTACTATTTACTAAACAATCCCGATAAACTACAAAAAGCATATGAAGAAATAGATAGTATTCTTACAGATCCAATCCCAACCTATGAGCAAGTTAAACAGCTTAAATATATCCGAATGATTTTAGACGAGTCTTTACGTTTGTGGCCTACCGCTCCTGCATTCAATCTAGAAGTGAAGGAGGACACAGTATTAGCTGGTAAATATGATTTGAAAAAAGGGGATCGGCTAACAGTGCTTATACCTCAGCTCCATCGAGATGTGACTGCATGGGGAGAGGATGCAGAATTGTTTCGACCAGAGCGCTTTGAAGATCCAAGCAAAATTCCATTTGATGCCTATAAACCATTTGGTCTGGGCCAGCGTGCTTGTATTGGACAACAGTTTGCTCTGCAAGAAGCAACACTTGTGCTAGGATTAATCCTTAAAAATTTTGAGCTAATTGATCATACGCAATATAAGCTAAATGTGAAAGAGTCACTGACGGTGAAACCGAATGATTTTAAGTTAAAGGTGCGTGCTCGTAAAAAACAAAAGAGGCATTTTACTGAAGCAAGTGGAAATATTTTGAGCACAGAGTCTAGGATAAAAAAGATTGAGGAAAAAGTAATCGAAGCTCAACATAATACACCGCTATTAGTGTTATATGGCTCAGATCTAGGGACAGCAGAGGGTTTGGCAAGAGAGCTTGCTGATGCTGGACGTGTTCAAGGCTTTCAAAGCAAGGTCGCATCTTTGAATGAATATACTGCTAAACTTCCAACAGAAGGAATTGTTTATATTGTGACAGCATCGTACAACGGGCTACCACCTACGAATGCTAGTCAATTTGTTCAGTGGTTAAAGGAGGAACAGATTGATTTAACGGGGGTTCGATATTGCATCTTTGGCTGCGGGGATCGCAATTGGGCGAGCACTTATCAAAAGGTGCCGATGCTAATTGATGAGCTAATGGTATCTAAGGGAGCACAGCGTATAGTACCACTTGGGGAAGGAGATATGAATGGGGATTTTGAAACAAATGTCGAGGAGTGGCAGTATGAGCTATGGCCGGCTGTAATGCGGACAATGGGGCTAAAGATAAATGCAGAGATGAATAAAATATCTCCTGCTCTATCCATGGAAGTTGTAGATCATCAGATAGAAGCACCACTTGCTAGAGCTTACAATGCCTTTAATGCGAGAATTGCCAAAAATCAAGAGCTGCGACGTAGTATAGAAGGAAGCACGCGTCATATAGAAATAAAATTGCCAGAGGGTGTCACATATCGTGAGGGTGATCATTTAGGAGTCCTTCCGCGAAATCGTCAGTCATTGGTGAATCGAGTACTGCAACGTTTTCAATTGAATGGTAATGATTATGTAATTTTAACTAAGACTGGTCTAAGTATGGCTCACCTGCCTCTAGATCAGCCAGTTAAATTATTCGAGCTACTAAGCACTAATGTTGAATTGCAAGAGGCGGCAACAAGGGCACAATTACGAGAACTGATTGCAACGACAGACTGTCCACCTCATAAGAAGGAGCTAGAAGCTTTACTGGAGGAACAGGTCTATCATCAAAAAATATTGAAGAAGCGGATATCGATGCTTGATTTGTTAGAGCAATATGAAGCTTGTGAAATGACATTTGAACGTTTTTTAGAGCTCCTGCCACCACTTAAAGTGAGGTATTATTCAATTTCAAGTTCACCTACAATACAACCAAAACAGCCTAGTATTACAGTTAGTGTAGTAAGGGGGGCAGCGAGGAGCGGCAAAGCTGAGTATCGAGGAGTTGCATCTAACTTTTTGGCTGAAACAACAGTTGGAGATTCAATTGTTATGTTCATTCGTGCACAACAATCAGATTTTCAGTTGCCCACTAATCCTGCCATCCCTATTATTATGGTAGGACCAGGTGTTGGAATTGCACCCTTCCGAGGATTTTTACAAGCACGACATATGTTGAAGAATAAAGGCGAACAGCTTGGTGAAGCTATTCTTTACTTTGGCTGTCGTAATGAATCAGACGATATTTATGTCGAAGAGTTAGAGCATTACGAGCAAGAAGGGATTGTAAAGGTTTATAAGGCTTATTCACGAAAAGATGGGCAGTCGAAGGAATATGTGCAGCATCTAATGGGGCAGACTGAACGTGCACAGGAGCTCATTAAAGTACTAGATCAAAATGGGCATTTCTATATATGTGGAGATGGTAGTAAAATGGCTCCAGATGTTGAACGCACATTACTTATGGCTTACCAAGTAGTTCATGATGTCAATGAGTCTGCAGCGAAGCAATGGCTAGCTGGGCTTAAAGAACAAGGGCGTTACGCAATGGATGTATGGGCAGGTAGTAACCAATAG
- a CDS encoding ABC transporter ATP-binding protein, with translation MTLLKINGVRKTFTNGEIEEEILKGINLSLKEGEVTAMVGASGSGKSTLLTIAAGLQPTSDGQVIFEGENMSIMSSEEVRKVRASKFGFVFQFAYLVPFLTVEEQLQLMLDVSETKLKKQEQKNEVNRILKLVGMDHRKMAYPSSLSGGERQRVAIARAIIHKPKVLFADEPTASLDSKKSEEVMLLIRDLTKTLNITTLMVTHDEEMLVYTDRIIKMSDGVILQDVI, from the coding sequence ATGACTTTATTAAAAATCAATGGAGTTAGAAAAACATTTACAAATGGGGAGATAGAGGAAGAAATACTTAAGGGAATAAATCTTTCTCTAAAAGAAGGAGAAGTAACGGCAATGGTTGGTGCTTCTGGATCTGGTAAGAGTACGCTTCTAACAATAGCTGCTGGACTTCAACCTACATCAGATGGGCAAGTTATCTTTGAGGGGGAAAATATGTCCATCATGAGTTCTGAAGAGGTTCGAAAAGTACGGGCAAGCAAATTCGGGTTTGTTTTTCAGTTTGCATATCTTGTACCATTTCTTACAGTTGAGGAGCAGCTACAGTTAATGCTAGACGTTTCAGAAACTAAATTAAAGAAGCAGGAACAAAAAAATGAAGTGAATCGAATACTTAAATTAGTAGGGATGGATCATCGAAAAATGGCTTATCCTTCCTCCTTGTCAGGTGGAGAGAGGCAACGAGTTGCAATTGCCCGGGCAATTATTCATAAACCAAAAGTTCTATTCGCAGATGAGCCAACTGCAAGCTTAGATTCAAAAAAATCAGAGGAGGTTATGTTACTAATTAGAGATTTAACTAAAACATTAAACATTACTACTTTAATGGTGACACACGATGAAGAAATGCTTGTTTATACGGATCGTATTATTAAAATGAGTGACGGTGTCATTTTGCAAGATGTTATTTAG
- a CDS encoding ABC transporter permease yields MNLAWKEIKKNKGRFLILGSIVFLVSFLTFIISGLANGLSQDNAALIKDLPQGQFYMDEDADQTYNLSKIDRSIQNEILSNEKNAVAFSIQMGFLNDKDNKQQSVAFTTATASPLFANVKHGEVILDSSLKDKGIKVGDTLTNNQFNDKFVVKEFVEQKKYSHAPVAYINKEDYQEIYRVDEMQLIFVPNGDSSKEYTGLHSFSNREFLQTIPSYNAEQMSLNMIVWFLIVISGMLFAIFFYMMNVQKIGLYGILKAIGLKTSKLFKMIWIQMAIITVISLILSVGLSQAFNIISPKEMPFTLTITTTIQLSIVFLIIGFIGATISGMQIKKVEPLQAIQQGEA; encoded by the coding sequence ATGAATCTTGCCTGGAAAGAAATTAAGAAAAATAAAGGGAGGTTTTTAATATTAGGCTCAATTGTTTTTCTTGTTAGTTTTTTAACTTTTATTATTTCTGGCTTGGCCAATGGATTATCACAGGATAATGCCGCTTTAATTAAAGATTTACCACAGGGGCAATTTTATATGGATGAAGATGCAGATCAAACTTATAATCTTTCAAAGATAGATCGTAGCATTCAAAATGAAATATTGAGCAATGAAAAAAATGCTGTAGCTTTTTCGATACAAATGGGCTTTTTAAATGATAAGGACAATAAGCAGCAAAGCGTTGCCTTTACTACTGCTACGGCATCACCGTTATTTGCTAATGTGAAGCATGGGGAAGTAATTTTAGATAGTTCTTTAAAAGACAAAGGAATTAAAGTAGGAGATACATTAACAAATAATCAATTTAATGACAAGTTTGTTGTCAAGGAATTTGTAGAGCAAAAAAAATATAGTCATGCCCCAGTCGCTTATATAAATAAAGAAGATTATCAGGAAATATATCGCGTTGATGAAATGCAATTGATTTTCGTACCAAATGGAGATTCTTCAAAAGAATATACTGGATTACATTCGTTCTCGAATAGAGAATTTCTTCAAACAATTCCAAGCTATAACGCGGAACAAATGTCTTTAAATATGATTGTATGGTTTTTAATAGTCATTAGTGGGATGCTATTTGCAATCTTTTTCTATATGATGAATGTCCAAAAAATCGGCTTGTATGGAATCTTAAAGGCCATTGGTTTGAAAACAAGCAAATTATTCAAAATGATATGGATACAGATGGCTATCATTACAGTGATTTCACTCATTTTGTCTGTGGGCTTAAGTCAGGCATTTAATATAATATCGCCAAAAGAAATGCCATTTACTTTAACGATTACTACAACCATTCAATTATCGATTGTGTTTCTAATTATTGGATTTATTGGTGCTACAATTTCAGGAATGCAAATTAAAAAAGTTGAACCATTACAAGCGATACAGCAAGGAGAGGCTTAA